One window of the Fusobacterium animalis 7_1 genome contains the following:
- the rplA gene encoding 50S ribosomal protein L1 has product MAKHRGKKYLEVAKLVEIGKLYDIREALELVQKTKTAKFNETVEVALRLGVDPRHADQQIRGTVVLPHGTGKSVKILAITSGENVEKALAAGADYAGAEEYISQIQQGWLDFDLVIATPDMMPKIGRLGKILGTKGLMPNPKSGTVTPDIAAAVSEFKKGKLAFRIDKLGSIHAPIGKADFDLDKIEENFRTFMDQIIRLKPASSKGQYLRTVAVSLTMGPGVKMDPAIVGKIVG; this is encoded by the coding sequence ATGGCAAAACATAGAGGAAAAAAATATTTAGAAGTAGCTAAATTAGTTGAAATAGGAAAACTTTATGATATAAGAGAAGCACTTGAACTTGTTCAAAAAACTAAAACTGCAAAATTTAATGAAACTGTTGAAGTAGCATTAAGACTTGGAGTAGATCCAAGACATGCTGATCAACAAATCAGAGGGACAGTTGTTTTACCTCATGGAACTGGTAAAAGTGTAAAGATATTAGCAATCACTTCTGGTGAAAATGTAGAAAAAGCATTAGCAGCTGGTGCAGACTATGCTGGAGCTGAAGAATATATCAGTCAAATTCAACAAGGTTGGTTAGATTTTGATTTGGTAATTGCTACACCAGATATGATGCCTAAAATTGGAAGATTAGGTAAGATATTAGGAACAAAAGGTTTAATGCCTAACCCTAAATCAGGAACTGTAACACCTGATATAGCAGCAGCAGTATCTGAATTTAAAAAAGGGAAACTTGCATTTAGAATAGATAAATTAGGATCTATTCATGCACCTATTGGAAAGGCTGATTTTGATTTAGATAAGATTGAAGAAAATTTCAGAACATTTATGGATCAAATAATTAGATTAAAGCCAGCTTCATCTAAGGGACAATACCTAAGAACAGTTGCTGTGTCATTAACTATGGGACCAGGAGTAAAAATGGATCCTGCCATAGTTGGTAAAATTGTTGGATAA